A stretch of the Symmachiella macrocystis genome encodes the following:
- a CDS encoding polyprenyl synthetase family protein produces MAKSAVLLHESWNALRTDVETALEQYVESAPDCPEQLAQAMCYSLMAGGKRLRPILVLLACEACGGDTAAAMPAACAIEMVHTYSLIHDDLPAMDDDDLRRGRPTNHVVHGEATAILAGDALLTLAFEVLARDVKPPRIAAACCADLASAAGRAGMVGGQIADLEAETFETPTLEQLEQIHRRKTGRLLTSALTLGGRIAQADDNAFQALTSYGQCLGLAFQITDDLLDIAGDAKTLGKSTGKDVAQGKLTYPALLGIEESQNRARSLINQACRNVEMFGNRGQRLDALARFVLERDH; encoded by the coding sequence ATGGCCAAATCGGCAGTTTTACTCCACGAGTCTTGGAACGCACTTCGAACCGACGTCGAAACTGCCCTGGAGCAGTACGTTGAGAGTGCGCCCGACTGTCCTGAGCAATTGGCGCAGGCTATGTGCTACAGTCTCATGGCTGGGGGAAAACGACTACGTCCGATTTTAGTATTGTTAGCCTGCGAAGCGTGTGGAGGCGATACGGCTGCGGCCATGCCGGCAGCCTGCGCAATCGAAATGGTGCACACCTACTCGCTGATTCACGATGACTTGCCCGCAATGGACGATGACGACCTACGGCGCGGTCGCCCGACCAATCACGTGGTGCATGGAGAAGCCACCGCGATTTTGGCTGGCGACGCATTGTTGACATTAGCGTTTGAAGTGCTGGCGCGTGACGTTAAACCCCCGCGAATCGCAGCCGCATGTTGTGCCGATTTGGCCTCCGCTGCCGGACGTGCGGGTATGGTGGGAGGCCAAATTGCCGACCTGGAAGCAGAGACTTTTGAAACACCGACATTGGAACAATTGGAACAAATCCACCGCCGCAAGACTGGCCGCTTGCTCACCAGTGCGCTCACGTTGGGCGGTCGCATTGCTCAGGCGGACGATAACGCATTCCAAGCTCTGACCAGCTACGGACAATGCCTCGGCTTGGCGTTTCAGATCACCGACGACCTGTTGGACATTGCCGGAGACGCAAAGACCTTAGGCAAAAGTACGGGCAAAGATGTTGCACAAGGAAAATTAACCTACCCGGCGCTCTTGGGTATCGAGGAAAGCCAAAACCGGGCCCGCAGCCTCATCAATCAGGCATGCCGCAATGTGGAAATGTTTGGTAATCGTGGTCAGCGATTGGATGCATTGGCCCGTTTTGTTTTAGAAAGAGACCACTAA
- the dxs gene encoding 1-deoxy-D-xylulose-5-phosphate synthase: protein MNELLSTIDSPKDLAKFSDDQLTQLAAEIREALCTVVSDRTAHFASNLGVVELCIALHLVYDFSQDRLIWDTGHQVYPHKLITGRYHEFPTMRRKGGLMGFPNPNESPYDLFMTGHAGSSVSTVLGLKTGDDLLGHDERKAVAVIGDGALPSGIVFEAMNNAAELKKDMLVILNDNEMGICPRVGGLGKTLDKARTTPLYGEFKKDVSWILNQIPLVGGSVEKALVQTRDALKASLHGGMLFEEMGFRYIGPIDGHDLATLREYLEMVKNLNGPVLLHVFTEKGHGFKPAAEDPVMFHTPPPFERNGDDSVVSVKKSSSRAYTNVASEAIHAVMRRDKRVSVLTAAMCEGNKLGKVRSEFPDRFFDTGICEGHAVAFAAGMAKAGARPVVDIYSTFLQRSFDQIFQEVALQNLPVTFCLDRAGLCGPDGPTHHGVFDVGYMRLFPNMVVMAPGDEKDVSAMLDFALDYNGPVSIRYPKTGADLVDRPFVPVELGHSEILEWGEDGTIVAFGATLAASIQAAARLRKEGLEIGVVNARFAKPLDTATIFRAIDETGFVLTVEEGVLAGGFGSAVLEAANAEGHRTDHIHRLGISDQFVEHGDRGELLADLGLDAEGIFQAALQQIERAGVTKDWGNGLEHPA from the coding sequence ATGAATGAATTGCTTTCTACGATTGATTCGCCGAAGGATTTGGCTAAATTCAGCGACGACCAATTGACACAATTGGCGGCTGAGATTCGGGAAGCATTGTGTACGGTCGTTTCTGATCGGACCGCTCACTTTGCCAGCAATTTGGGTGTCGTGGAACTGTGCATCGCCCTGCATCTAGTCTACGACTTTTCACAAGACCGGCTGATCTGGGATACCGGCCACCAAGTGTATCCACACAAATTAATCACCGGCCGCTATCACGAATTCCCCACCATGCGTCGCAAGGGAGGATTGATGGGATTTCCCAATCCCAATGAAAGCCCCTACGACCTGTTTATGACCGGGCATGCCGGCAGCAGCGTTTCCACCGTATTGGGTCTGAAAACCGGCGATGACTTGCTGGGGCATGACGAGCGCAAAGCGGTCGCGGTTATCGGCGATGGGGCGCTCCCCTCGGGGATTGTGTTCGAGGCGATGAACAATGCCGCCGAACTCAAAAAAGACATGCTGGTTATCCTCAACGACAACGAAATGGGCATCTGCCCCCGCGTGGGAGGATTGGGCAAAACACTGGACAAAGCGCGTACCACGCCGCTGTATGGCGAATTCAAAAAAGATGTTTCCTGGATCCTGAATCAGATTCCGTTAGTTGGCGGTTCGGTAGAAAAAGCACTCGTGCAAACCAGGGACGCCCTGAAAGCGTCGCTGCATGGTGGCATGCTGTTTGAGGAAATGGGTTTCCGGTATATCGGTCCAATCGACGGGCACGATTTGGCCACCTTGCGGGAATACCTCGAGATGGTCAAAAACCTCAATGGTCCCGTACTGCTGCATGTTTTCACGGAGAAAGGGCACGGCTTCAAACCGGCTGCCGAAGACCCCGTGATGTTTCACACGCCGCCTCCTTTTGAACGCAACGGCGACGATAGTGTGGTCTCGGTCAAAAAGAGCAGCAGCCGCGCCTATACCAATGTGGCCAGCGAAGCCATTCACGCCGTTATGCGTCGCGACAAACGTGTCTCGGTGTTGACGGCGGCGATGTGCGAAGGAAACAAACTGGGCAAGGTCCGCTCTGAATTTCCCGACCGATTTTTTGACACCGGCATTTGCGAAGGACATGCGGTGGCCTTCGCCGCCGGTATGGCCAAAGCCGGAGCGCGGCCGGTCGTTGATATCTACAGCACCTTTCTGCAACGCAGTTTCGATCAGATTTTTCAGGAAGTCGCCCTGCAAAACCTGCCGGTCACGTTTTGTCTTGACCGCGCCGGACTCTGCGGACCCGATGGCCCCACTCACCACGGGGTGTTTGATGTGGGGTATATGCGACTATTCCCCAACATGGTCGTGATGGCGCCCGGAGACGAGAAGGATGTCTCCGCCATGCTCGACTTTGCTTTGGATTACAACGGTCCCGTTTCAATTCGCTATCCAAAAACCGGTGCAGACCTTGTGGATCGCCCCTTTGTCCCGGTCGAACTCGGTCACTCCGAGATTCTGGAATGGGGAGAGGACGGCACGATTGTCGCCTTCGGAGCAACCTTAGCTGCTTCTATTCAAGCGGCGGCGCGACTGCGTAAAGAAGGACTCGAAATTGGCGTGGTGAATGCAAGATTTGCGAAACCCCTCGATACTGCGACAATCTTTCGCGCCATCGACGAGACGGGCTTTGTGCTGACCGTCGAAGAAGGCGTGCTTGCTGGCGGATTTGGCTCGGCGGTGCTGGAAGCAGCCAATGCCGAGGGACACCGCACCGACCACATTCACCGCTTGGGAATTTCCGATCAATTTGTCGAGCATGGTGACCGTGGCGAATTGTTGGCCGATTTGGGGCTGGACGCTGAGGGAATCTTCCAAGCCGCGCTACAGCAAATCGAACGCGCCGGTGTTACCAAGGATTGGGGAAACGGACTAGAGCACCCCGCTTGA
- a CDS encoding S41 family peptidase: protein MRCQSLIVAWVLVLSTMALVGPVSADEPAKEAETAKEIKDKDYEMFKLFVDSFEQIDRNYVKEVDRRELMEAAIQGMLRKLDPYSNYISPENLRAFSDSVEQQFGGIGIQVTLDPTTHRLTVAAPLPGAPAQKAGVRPGDIITDIETESTENFDIEDAVKLLRGQPGEPVKIKVLHRGETEPVEVTIVRDIIRVATVRGMSYKEDGSWSYFVDEEHKIAYLHLTTFSRNSYEELKETMETLSEEGIKGLILDLRFNPGGLLSVATEISDMFVEEGKIVSTKGRNTQEQVFSAKKQGTYSDFPMVILVNRYSASASEIVSACLQDHKRALIIGERTWGKGSVQNVINLDYDDSALKLTTASYHRPSGKNIHRFPGAKEEDEWGVMPDEDYKIRLGDREIGNLHSHLAERELFKPSDDEDKGEESKETFADRQLEAAVAYLAAKIDGVEPPKPTTPAKENGDNDEVAKKEDAKVPETKEESKPEPESKPK, encoded by the coding sequence ATGCGTTGTCAGTCATTAATTGTCGCTTGGGTTTTGGTTTTGAGCACCATGGCACTTGTCGGCCCGGTCTCTGCAGACGAACCCGCGAAAGAAGCGGAAACTGCCAAAGAGATCAAGGACAAAGACTATGAGATGTTCAAATTGTTTGTCGACAGTTTTGAACAGATCGATCGAAATTATGTCAAAGAGGTCGACCGTCGCGAGTTGATGGAAGCGGCCATTCAGGGCATGCTCCGCAAGCTCGACCCGTATTCGAATTATATCAGCCCGGAAAACCTGCGGGCGTTTAGCGATTCGGTCGAACAGCAATTCGGCGGAATCGGTATTCAAGTCACACTCGACCCCACGACGCATCGTCTAACGGTTGCTGCCCCGCTTCCCGGTGCCCCGGCGCAAAAAGCTGGTGTCAGACCGGGTGACATCATCACAGACATCGAAACCGAATCGACCGAAAACTTTGACATCGAGGACGCCGTCAAACTCCTCCGCGGCCAGCCGGGTGAACCGGTCAAAATCAAAGTTCTGCATCGCGGCGAAACCGAACCGGTGGAAGTCACCATCGTCCGCGACATCATCCGCGTCGCCACCGTGCGGGGTATGAGCTACAAAGAAGATGGTAGCTGGAGCTATTTTGTCGATGAAGAACACAAGATCGCTTATCTACATCTGACGACCTTCAGCCGCAATTCCTACGAAGAGCTCAAAGAGACGATGGAAACCTTGTCTGAGGAGGGAATCAAAGGATTGATCTTGGATCTGCGTTTCAATCCCGGCGGGTTACTTTCGGTGGCCACGGAAATCTCCGACATGTTCGTCGAAGAGGGAAAAATCGTCAGCACCAAAGGCCGCAATACGCAGGAGCAGGTCTTTTCGGCGAAAAAGCAAGGGACATACAGCGACTTCCCCATGGTGATCTTGGTGAATCGCTATAGCGCTTCGGCGAGCGAAATTGTTTCCGCCTGTCTCCAAGACCACAAACGAGCGCTGATCATCGGCGAGCGAACGTGGGGCAAAGGGAGCGTACAAAACGTCATCAATCTCGACTATGACGATAGTGCGTTGAAACTGACAACGGCCAGTTACCATCGTCCCAGCGGCAAAAATATCCATCGTTTCCCCGGCGCCAAGGAAGAAGATGAATGGGGCGTGATGCCGGATGAGGACTATAAAATCCGCCTGGGAGACCGGGAAATCGGGAATTTGCATAGCCATCTCGCTGAGCGAGAACTATTCAAACCAAGCGATGATGAAGACAAAGGCGAAGAATCGAAAGAAACATTCGCTGACCGGCAACTCGAAGCGGCGGTCGCCTACTTAGCAGCCAAGATCGACGGTGTCGAACCACCGAAACCGACGACGCCTGCTAAAGAAAATGGTGACAACGACGAAGTCGCCAAAAAGGAAGATGCGAAAGTGCCCGAGACGAAAGAGGAGTCGAAGCCGGAACCGGAGTCCAAACCGAAATAG
- the tsaD gene encoding tRNA (adenosine(37)-N6)-threonylcarbamoyltransferase complex transferase subunit TsaD — translation MTDNLPSEESRAAGRRLILAIESSCDETAASVIDSDLNILANVVASQTDLHQRFGGVVPEIASRAHVENILPVIDESLRQANATLKDLSAIAAVTHPGLVGSLLIGLTAAKTLAAVLDIPLVAVDHLQAHIFACRLAAGRDVFPAVGLVVSGGHTNLYDCQAALEMELLGSTIDDAAGEAFDKVAAMLGLDYPGGPSIERAARDGNPAAHDFPRSFIKQDRLEFSFSGLKTAVLYRVAGQQAKTVDPSSLSRQQIADVAASFQEAVVDVLAAKCGQALQRLGYRTLCVGGGVAANGRLREKLTDVASQCGAELIIPPMDLCTDNAAMAAIAWELLARGETVALDVGVQPGLVRKK, via the coding sequence GTGACCGATAATTTGCCATCCGAGGAATCTCGTGCCGCTGGGCGGCGATTGATTTTGGCCATCGAGTCTTCGTGCGACGAGACGGCTGCTTCGGTCATCGATAGCGACTTGAACATTCTGGCCAATGTCGTTGCCTCCCAAACGGATCTGCACCAACGCTTCGGCGGGGTAGTTCCGGAAATCGCTTCGCGGGCGCATGTCGAAAACATTCTGCCAGTGATCGACGAGTCCTTGCGGCAAGCCAACGCCACGCTAAAGGACCTCTCAGCGATCGCTGCGGTGACACACCCCGGCCTGGTCGGCTCGCTGCTGATTGGATTGACTGCGGCAAAAACATTGGCTGCGGTCTTGGATATTCCGTTGGTGGCCGTCGATCATCTCCAGGCGCACATTTTTGCCTGCCGTCTGGCCGCCGGCCGTGATGTGTTTCCCGCGGTTGGACTGGTCGTCAGCGGGGGGCATACGAATTTGTATGACTGCCAAGCGGCGTTGGAAATGGAATTGTTAGGCTCCACCATCGACGACGCCGCCGGCGAAGCCTTTGACAAGGTGGCGGCGATGCTGGGGCTGGACTATCCCGGTGGCCCCTCGATCGAGCGTGCCGCACGCGACGGCAATCCGGCGGCGCACGATTTTCCGCGTTCGTTCATCAAACAAGATCGACTGGAATTCAGTTTCAGCGGGTTGAAGACAGCTGTGTTGTATCGCGTTGCGGGGCAACAGGCAAAAACCGTTGATCCCTCCTCGCTATCCCGGCAACAAATCGCTGATGTCGCTGCAAGCTTTCAAGAGGCGGTCGTCGATGTGCTGGCGGCAAAATGTGGACAAGCCTTGCAGCGGCTCGGCTATCGTACGCTCTGCGTAGGAGGCGGCGTCGCAGCCAACGGCCGACTGCGGGAAAAACTGACTGACGTCGCCTCACAATGCGGCGCGGAATTGATTATTCCGCCCATGGATTTGTGTACCGACAATGCGGCGATGGCGGCGATTGCCTGGGAATTGCTTGCCCGCGGCGAAACGGTGGCCTTAGATGTAGGTGTACAACCCGGTCTCGTTCGTAAGAAGTAG
- a CDS encoding tetratricopeptide repeat protein, producing MSKKKRSRDPNPGSASALTDPTSAPHPADFKPIPFPAIPVQGNAIEVWDKFFATHTPQPIEFHAPFKAIFELKDHAGAVAFLEAAIRHGQGRTWMYEVLPLEMQLAERSTDDIERAMLSRSDFRTVDQSSMMLSAAYLVRFQQLPRALHLYRQASSLNPARPEPYALGLRLAKKLNDADAVQWAALGILSHVWTTDHQPLHRQAENALLDLEQQLNRAGKTAEAKAVAEKMAAAKTHDLEIILRWQGEADLDLIIEEPNGTLCSLQHPQSPAGGVLLHDGMGPRQKETYEQIIYPQALTGTYRIKIQHVWGRVVAKRALLTVTQYKGTDAETTKTQVIALTDEETVVRVQLKQGRRTQPVTVSAVPHMAHPPVPVRNRSRIVQSSAQSRQARDDFLRTRRLTQPGAPRRAGVGYQPVISVIPEGSSLSASAVISADRRYVRMRLTPTFSQVTDVFTFSFLNSGGGN from the coding sequence TTGTCAAAAAAGAAGCGGAGTCGGGATCCCAATCCCGGCTCCGCTTCGGCATTAACCGACCCAACTTCGGCTCCACATCCCGCAGATTTTAAGCCAATTCCCTTTCCCGCGATTCCCGTGCAGGGCAATGCGATTGAGGTTTGGGACAAGTTTTTTGCCACGCATACACCGCAACCCATCGAGTTTCACGCACCCTTCAAAGCGATTTTCGAGTTGAAGGACCATGCCGGCGCAGTCGCTTTTTTAGAGGCCGCCATTCGGCACGGACAGGGCCGCACGTGGATGTATGAAGTGCTTCCCTTGGAGATGCAATTGGCGGAACGTTCGACCGACGACATCGAACGCGCCATGCTATCACGGTCCGATTTTCGCACCGTCGACCAATCCAGCATGATGCTTTCGGCCGCGTATCTTGTGCGGTTTCAACAACTGCCCCGCGCGTTGCACCTCTACCGGCAAGCCTCGTCACTGAATCCCGCTCGCCCTGAACCGTACGCGCTCGGGTTGCGATTGGCCAAAAAACTTAATGATGCGGACGCCGTGCAATGGGCCGCGTTGGGTATTTTGTCGCACGTTTGGACCACCGATCACCAGCCGCTGCATCGCCAAGCAGAAAACGCGCTGCTCGATTTGGAACAACAGCTCAATCGAGCGGGTAAAACCGCCGAGGCGAAAGCCGTTGCTGAAAAAATGGCCGCTGCTAAAACGCACGATCTGGAGATCATTCTCCGTTGGCAGGGGGAAGCGGACTTGGATCTCATTATCGAGGAACCCAATGGCACGCTCTGTTCGTTGCAACACCCCCAGTCTCCGGCAGGCGGTGTCCTCCTGCACGACGGCATGGGACCGCGCCAAAAGGAGACCTACGAACAGATTATTTATCCACAGGCGCTCACCGGAACCTATCGCATCAAAATCCAACATGTTTGGGGCCGGGTGGTTGCCAAACGCGCTTTGCTCACAGTGACGCAATATAAGGGGACCGACGCGGAAACAACCAAGACACAGGTGATTGCTCTGACCGATGAGGAGACGGTGGTGCGCGTGCAACTCAAGCAGGGACGTCGTACACAACCGGTCACCGTGTCTGCGGTGCCTCACATGGCGCATCCACCGGTTCCGGTCCGCAATCGCAGCCGCATAGTGCAATCGTCGGCGCAAAGTCGGCAAGCCCGCGACGACTTTCTAAGGACGCGCCGCTTAACACAACCCGGCGCCCCGCGCCGCGCGGGCGTCGGCTATCAGCCGGTGATTTCGGTCATTCCCGAAGGCTCCTCGCTGTCAGCCTCCGCCGTCATTTCCGCAGACCGCCGCTATGTCCGCATGCGACTGACGCCCACATTTTCGCAAGTCACTGACGTGTTCACGTTTAGTTTCCTCAACAGCGGCGGCGGGAATTGA
- a CDS encoding MFS transporter, which produces MDDTKLNRWQYITMATLFTGYAGYYICRSNFSVATPLILTEFKDAGIDKAAIGGVASTGVLFYALGKITNGLLADFVGGRLLFIGGMVASVLCTVAFGLSTGLAAFTVIWAINRYVQSGGWVSLVKVSSRWFPVRRYATIMGVLSMSYLLGDAFARGYLGLFLEAGFGWRGLFIIAAVTVGVIAVISLFTLKGSPQEVGLQEPNANAANVYGDTGNVPVPPSFVKLIGPLLTSPVFWICATLNFGLTLIRETFNFWSPTFLTEVTGATNSQAAIGSMVFPLVGAVAAFSAGTLSDRMGGRHGRVIFPSIVLLAVALCVLAFTNMQNKYYVALVLLSLVSFFLIAPYSFLSGVIAMDLGGKQGSSTTAGLLDSAGYLGAIVSGWGIGKIADEYGWSAAFGFLAGVCGITAIVAAVYWIHQERTHGIRGVLASVVEVDEKADPPAASE; this is translated from the coding sequence ATGGATGATACGAAATTGAACCGTTGGCAGTACATCACAATGGCCACACTGTTCACGGGGTATGCAGGATATTATATCTGCCGGTCAAATTTTTCGGTGGCGACCCCGTTAATTTTGACTGAATTCAAGGACGCGGGCATCGACAAGGCGGCAATTGGCGGTGTGGCCTCTACCGGTGTTCTGTTCTATGCCTTGGGAAAAATTACCAACGGCCTGTTGGCCGACTTTGTTGGCGGACGTTTGTTGTTCATCGGTGGGATGGTCGCTTCGGTGTTATGCACCGTCGCCTTTGGACTGTCGACCGGGTTGGCTGCCTTCACTGTGATTTGGGCGATCAATCGTTATGTGCAGTCCGGTGGCTGGGTCTCATTGGTGAAAGTCTCCTCGCGGTGGTTTCCAGTGCGGCGGTACGCCACGATCATGGGTGTGCTCTCCATGAGTTATTTGTTAGGGGACGCCTTTGCGCGGGGCTATTTGGGCCTATTTCTAGAAGCGGGCTTTGGTTGGCGAGGGCTGTTTATTATTGCAGCGGTGACGGTCGGGGTGATCGCGGTTATCTCGTTATTCACGCTCAAGGGCAGCCCGCAAGAAGTCGGATTGCAAGAACCCAATGCCAACGCAGCCAACGTCTACGGGGACACCGGCAATGTCCCGGTGCCTCCCAGCTTTGTAAAATTGATCGGGCCTCTGCTGACCAGTCCGGTCTTTTGGATCTGCGCAACACTCAATTTTGGGCTGACGTTGATTCGCGAGACGTTCAATTTCTGGTCGCCGACCTTTCTCACCGAAGTCACTGGTGCAACAAATAGCCAAGCAGCGATCGGCAGTATGGTGTTTCCACTTGTGGGGGCCGTGGCAGCGTTCAGTGCAGGGACGCTGTCGGATCGTATGGGTGGACGCCATGGGCGTGTGATCTTCCCCTCCATCGTTTTATTGGCGGTGGCGCTGTGCGTGTTGGCGTTTACGAATATGCAGAACAAGTACTACGTGGCACTAGTGCTATTGTCATTGGTTTCGTTTTTCTTGATCGCACCCTATTCGTTCTTGTCAGGGGTCATCGCCATGGACCTCGGGGGTAAGCAAGGAAGTTCGACGACGGCTGGGCTGCTCGATAGCGCCGGTTATCTAGGCGCGATCGTTTCGGGCTGGGGTATCGGGAAAATTGCCGATGAATACGGCTGGTCAGCCGCCTTCGGCTTTTTGGCCGGAGTTTGTGGCATTACCGCCATCGTCGCCGCTGTCTATTGGATTCACCAAGAACGGACACACGGCATTCGAGGAGTATTGGCCTCGGTTGTTGAAGTCGACGAGAAAGCGGACCCGCCGGCAGCGTCAGAGTAG
- a CDS encoding dual specificity protein phosphatase family protein, giving the protein MREVIPGWLWIANTRAANDISSVLSEGVTAVIDLAIEEPVIVYPRDIIYCRLPLIDGEGNSPKLINMAIDLAATCLTDRTRLLIRCSAGMSRSPMIAAAAMARVRKIPLEEALTEVAKGAPHDISPGIWMEVEQALQLRTSLK; this is encoded by the coding sequence ATGAGAGAGGTCATTCCAGGCTGGCTGTGGATCGCCAACACCCGCGCCGCAAATGATATCAGTAGCGTATTGAGCGAGGGGGTGACTGCGGTCATCGATTTGGCGATTGAGGAACCGGTGATTGTTTATCCGCGCGACATCATTTATTGCCGCTTGCCGCTGATTGATGGTGAAGGCAATTCGCCGAAGCTCATCAATATGGCCATCGACTTGGCAGCGACATGCCTCACCGATCGCACCCGCCTGCTCATTCGATGCAGTGCGGGAATGAGCCGGTCTCCCATGATTGCGGCTGCGGCAATGGCGCGCGTGCGAAAAATTCCCCTGGAGGAGGCATTGACCGAAGTCGCCAAAGGGGCGCCGCACGATATTTCCCCCGGCATTTGGATGGAGGTCGAACAGGCGCTCCAACTCCGCACGTCCCTCAAATGA
- a CDS encoding DUF420 domain-containing protein yields the protein MADGFLGYPTSLMLDFVVCALVLIVPLLLFSIYLVKIKRNYLLHRNMQILLGVTLLAAVAAFEIDMRLQGGIEEILKKRATPLTTAQHEIFWKVMYVHLFFAITTVPLWATTLILAWKRFPSPPVPSEHSGLHKPLAWFSTIDITMTSVTGLAVYYYGFMV from the coding sequence ATGGCGGATGGATTTCTCGGTTACCCGACTTCCTTGATGTTGGATTTTGTCGTTTGCGCGCTGGTCTTGATCGTGCCGCTACTGCTATTCAGCATTTATCTGGTCAAAATCAAACGCAACTATCTGCTGCATCGCAATATGCAGATACTGTTGGGTGTGACGCTACTCGCAGCAGTCGCCGCCTTTGAAATCGATATGCGGCTGCAAGGAGGCATCGAGGAGATCCTCAAGAAACGCGCCACTCCCCTCACAACAGCGCAGCACGAAATCTTTTGGAAGGTGATGTACGTGCATCTGTTTTTTGCCATCACCACCGTTCCCTTATGGGCCACCACGCTGATCCTGGCCTGGAAGCGTTTCCCCTCCCCGCCGGTCCCCTCGGAGCACAGCGGCCTGCACAAGCCGCTGGCGTGGTTCTCGACGATCGATATCACGATGACTTCGGTTACGGGCCTAGCGGTTTATTATTATGGCTTCATGGTTTGA